A part of Paenibacillus sp. IHBB 10380 genomic DNA contains:
- a CDS encoding YtxH domain-containing protein: protein MSQTEKDQPVQSSGGTFFKGALIGGLIGAAAALLFAPKPGNELREDLSDKLALVTDKTKEVAGTVTDKTKEMACAVTDKATEIARNVSTKTSGIATTVAESTSHIVDSVKSASADVAKDVKDESKEVSMEINKELNPKV from the coding sequence ATGAGTCAAACAGAAAAAGATCAGCCGGTGCAAAGTAGTGGTGGTACTTTCTTTAAAGGAGCCTTAATTGGTGGTTTAATAGGTGCAGCAGCAGCCCTCTTGTTCGCTCCTAAACCTGGGAATGAGTTACGTGAAGACTTAAGTGACAAGTTAGCACTTGTAACAGATAAAACGAAAGAAGTTGCGGGTACGGTTACCGACAAAACAAAAGAAATGGCTTGTGCTGTTACTGACAAAGCTACCGAAATTGCGAGAAATGTTTCTACCAAAACTTCTGGTATAGCTACGACTGTAGCTGAAAGTACTAGCCATATCGTAGATAGTGTTAAAAGTGCTTCCGCTGATGTTGCTAAAGACGTGAAGGATGAATCCAAGGAAGTTTCTATGGAAATTAATAAAGAGCTGAATCCAAAGGTTTAA
- a CDS encoding GlsB/YeaQ/YmgE family stress response membrane protein codes for MWGILISIVMAIIIGFIGDAIVGNNMPGGILGSMIAGFVGAWIGASLFGNFGPQLGGFAVIPAILGTAIFVFLLGLLSRIFRRTT; via the coding sequence ATGTGGGGTATCTTAATTAGTATAGTAATGGCAATCATTATTGGATTCATTGGTGATGCAATAGTAGGTAATAACATGCCAGGTGGCATTCTCGGTTCTATGATTGCCGGTTTCGTTGGTGCTTGGATAGGAGCTTCTCTATTCGGAAACTTCGGACCTCAACTCGGTGGATTCGCAGTTATTCCAGCCATATTAGGTACAGCGATCTTCGTTTTTCTTCTCGGTCTACTTAGTAGAATATTTAGACGTACTACCTAA
- a CDS encoding magnesium transporter CorA family protein, which produces MEYEGNSRRHHSRISFSQKWNWHDLVIENWSSVELEQLRRNVLGTEEWLDIVPKVKGSYISVRFPNGVDPVIFGTMMYSVNSTIGKDRSYQQYHYFINQDTLITINIDDDTWGVMNQADRMIMFEQCEDAKDGLFVLTRTILHYLHQGMDQFEINLRELERIMEKSNRRNLMDQILTARFELLYWNSLFISFQELVMAAHEAFHDGLETSKFYQQLYYRVERIDRLFKHYSDEIDTLISIDDAVSSYRGNEIMKTLTIITAVFMPATVLGAIWGMNFDIIPFMEAPWGFIGMCLFISLSTVGMYMWMVKKGWTGDLLRGKSHEDNHL; this is translated from the coding sequence ATGGAGTATGAGGGGAACAGCAGGAGGCATCATAGCCGAATTTCTTTTTCTCAAAAGTGGAACTGGCATGATCTTGTAATTGAGAACTGGTCATCTGTAGAACTTGAACAGCTACGTAGAAATGTTCTTGGAACAGAAGAATGGCTTGATATCGTTCCTAAAGTGAAAGGTAGTTACATAAGTGTTCGCTTTCCTAATGGTGTAGACCCGGTGATTTTTGGTACGATGATGTATTCTGTAAATTCGACCATTGGTAAGGATCGAAGCTATCAGCAATATCATTATTTTATTAATCAAGATACGTTAATTACGATTAATATCGATGACGATACTTGGGGTGTTATGAACCAAGCAGATCGAATGATCATGTTCGAACAATGTGAGGATGCTAAAGATGGTTTATTCGTACTAACGAGGACTATCCTTCATTACTTACATCAAGGTATGGATCAATTTGAAATTAACTTACGTGAATTAGAGCGAATAATGGAAAAGAGCAATCGACGTAATTTAATGGATCAGATATTAACTGCTCGATTTGAATTATTGTATTGGAACAGTTTGTTCATTTCCTTTCAGGAATTAGTTATGGCTGCTCATGAGGCATTTCATGATGGGCTGGAAACCAGTAAGTTCTATCAACAGCTATATTACAGGGTAGAGAGGATAGATCGATTATTCAAACATTATAGCGATGAGATCGATACTTTAATTTCTATCGACGATGCAGTCTCTTCGTATAGAGGTAACGAGATTATGAAGACCTTGACTATTATCACGGCGGTTTTTATGCCAGCAACCGTGCTTGGGGCGATATGGGGAATGAATTTTGACATCATTCCTTTTATGGAAGCGCCTTGGGGTTTTATAGGTATGTGTCTTTTTATCTCACTCAGCACAGTTGGAATGTATATGTGGATGGTCAAGAAGGGTTGGACAGGTGATTTACTTCGTGGAAAATCACATGAGGATAATCATCTGTAA